In the Topomyia yanbarensis strain Yona2022 chromosome 3, ASM3024719v1, whole genome shotgun sequence genome, one interval contains:
- the LOC131688055 gene encoding C-type lectin 37Da-like has protein sequence MEMISIESQAEHNALVKFITSTDKFSNATRFWLGASDLAEEGTYTWVSSGRLVTFTNWAAHEPNNVNNTEHCVEIIHNTYINQIWQWNDNECRSFVSYFICGSVEKQCIDNF, from the coding sequence ATGGAGATGATATCAATCGAGTCCCAAGCTGAACACAACGCACTGGTCAAGTTTATCACATCAACGGATAAATTTTCTAATGCTACCCGATTTTGGCTCGGTGCTAGCGATCTGGCGGAAGAAGGAACGTATACTTGGGTGTCCAGCGGTCGATTGGTCACCTTCACCAACTGGGCAGCTCACGAGCCAAACAATGTAAACAACACAGAGCACTGTGTGGAGATTATTCACAATACCTACATAAATCAAATATGGCAGTGGAATGACAATGAATGTCGCAGTTTCGTGTCATATTTCATCTGTGGCAGTGTGGAGAAG